The following coding sequences are from one Sphingobium sp. Cam5-1 window:
- a CDS encoding shikimate kinase: protein MQRNSKSVPPQSKRGSIVLIGMMGVGKSTVGRRLAARLGLAFVDADEEIEKAAGMTISEMFERYGEGYFRDGERRVIARLLDDEPKVIATGGGAFMQEDTRALILDQGTAIWLDADIDTLVDRVSRREGRPLLKGKDPRVVLTELAAVRNPVYALAPIHVKSIAAPHEVAVERILEKLAAWQ from the coding sequence ATGCAGCGAAACAGCAAATCCGTGCCTCCGCAGTCAAAGCGCGGTTCCATCGTCCTCATCGGGATGATGGGCGTGGGCAAATCGACGGTGGGACGCCGGTTGGCGGCGCGGCTTGGTCTTGCCTTCGTGGACGCGGACGAAGAGATCGAAAAGGCCGCTGGCATGACGATTTCGGAAATGTTCGAACGTTATGGCGAAGGATATTTTCGCGATGGCGAACGGCGGGTGATCGCCCGGCTGCTGGACGACGAGCCAAAGGTGATCGCAACAGGCGGCGGCGCGTTCATGCAGGAGGATACACGCGCGCTTATCCTCGATCAGGGGACTGCGATATGGCTCGACGCCGATATCGACACTTTGGTCGATCGGGTGTCACGGCGGGAAGGACGTCCTCTCCTGAAGGGCAAGGATCCTCGCGTCGTGCTGACCGAACTCGCGGCGGTGCGCAATCCTGTCTACGCCCTCGCGCCCATTCATGTGAAGAGCATCGCCGCCCCGCACGAAGTGGCGGTCGAGCGCATCCTGGAGAAACTGGCCGCATGGCAATAG
- the aroB gene encoding 3-dehydroquinate synthase has product MAIVRVALDARSYDIVIEQGALDRAADHLAPYARSGRLIVVTDANVAKTQLPRLEASLRGADIAVEPIILPAGEQTKSWRHLEQLLDQLLVLEVERGDHVVALGGGVIGDLVGFAASILKRGCRFIQVPTTLLAQVDSSVGGKTAINASAGKNLIGSFYQPSLVLIDPSTLDSLPARETRAGYAEVVKYGLIDDPDFFAWCEAEGQKLLAGDRDAREFAIERSVRAKAAIVADDERETSGRRALLNLGHTFGHALEADTGFSDLLLHGEGVAAGMALAFRYSARLGLCPVEDADRVTAHLKSVGLPHDLASAHVKADGAALVAHMLHDKKMAAGTLPFLLARGIGKTFLSKDVALDDVAVFLDDDRTAG; this is encoded by the coding sequence ATGGCAATAGTTCGCGTCGCGCTGGATGCGCGCAGTTATGATATCGTGATCGAACAAGGCGCGCTGGACCGGGCGGCTGATCATCTGGCGCCCTACGCCCGCAGCGGCCGACTCATCGTCGTGACGGACGCCAATGTCGCAAAGACGCAGCTGCCCCGGCTCGAAGCCAGCCTGCGCGGCGCCGATATCGCCGTCGAACCTATCATCCTGCCCGCAGGCGAGCAGACGAAAAGCTGGCGGCACCTTGAGCAATTGCTCGATCAATTGCTGGTCCTGGAAGTGGAACGTGGCGATCATGTCGTAGCGCTTGGCGGCGGGGTGATCGGTGATCTCGTCGGCTTCGCCGCATCGATCCTGAAGCGCGGCTGCCGCTTCATCCAGGTGCCAACGACGCTGCTCGCCCAGGTGGATAGCTCCGTGGGCGGCAAGACCGCGATCAACGCGAGCGCGGGCAAGAACCTGATCGGCAGCTTCTATCAACCCAGCCTTGTCCTTATCGACCCATCGACGCTCGACAGCCTGCCCGCGCGCGAGACCCGCGCGGGCTATGCCGAGGTTGTGAAATATGGCCTGATCGACGATCCGGATTTCTTCGCATGGTGTGAAGCCGAAGGGCAGAAACTACTGGCGGGCGACCGCGACGCACGCGAATTCGCGATCGAGCGAAGCGTTCGGGCAAAGGCCGCTATCGTCGCGGACGACGAACGGGAGACATCCGGCCGCCGCGCGCTGCTGAACCTTGGCCATACTTTCGGGCATGCGCTGGAGGCCGATACGGGCTTTTCCGATCTGCTGCTGCATGGCGAAGGCGTGGCGGCGGGCATGGCGCTCGCTTTCCGCTATTCCGCACGGCTGGGCCTGTGTCCGGTGGAGGATGCGGATCGGGTGACGGCACATCTGAAGTCCGTTGGCCTGCCGCATGATCTTGCCAGCGCCCATGTGAAAGCCGACGGCGCCGCTTTGGTTGCTCATATGCTGCACGACAAGAAGATGGCGGCAGGCACCCTCCCCTTCCTGCTGGCGCGAGGGATCGGGAAGACATTCCTGTCAAAGGATGTGGCGCTGGATGATGTGGCCGTGTTCCTCGACGACGACCGGACGGCAGGCTGA
- the rpmE gene encoding 50S ribosomal protein L31 — MKADTHPDYHLITVQMTDGTTFQTRSTWGKEGDTLALDIDPKSHPAWTGGNRQLDTGGQVARFNKRFGGLTLKK; from the coding sequence ATGAAGGCCGATACGCACCCCGATTACCACCTGATCACCGTCCAGATGACCGACGGCACCACCTTCCAGACCCGCTCGACCTGGGGCAAGGAAGGCGACACGCTGGCGCTCGACATTGACCCCAAGTCTCACCCGGCCTGGACGGGCGGCAACCGTCAGCTGGACACCGGCGGCCAGGTGGCGCGCTTCAACAAGCGCTTTGGCGGCTTGACGCTGAAGAAATAA
- the fabZ gene encoding 3-hydroxyacyl-ACP dehydratase FabZ, giving the protein MTGEVEAATAAMGAIDIRGIMAALPHRYPMLLVDRVASLVVRERIHAVKAVSINESFFQGHFPGRPIMPGVLIIEAMAQAAGVLTVETLDLRGSGKLVYFMSIDGAKFRNPVEPGCLLDLHVELLQIRGRVCKFVGKATVDGKLCAEANFVAMIADPPED; this is encoded by the coding sequence ATGACGGGGGAAGTTGAAGCGGCCACCGCCGCCATGGGTGCCATCGATATTCGTGGCATCATGGCGGCGCTGCCGCACCGCTATCCGATGCTGCTCGTCGACCGTGTGGCCTCTCTCGTCGTGCGAGAGAGGATCCACGCGGTCAAAGCCGTGTCGATCAACGAATCGTTCTTCCAGGGGCATTTCCCTGGCCGACCAATCATGCCGGGCGTGTTGATCATCGAGGCGATGGCGCAGGCTGCGGGCGTGCTGACGGTTGAAACGCTCGATCTGCGAGGGTCGGGCAAGCTCGTTTATTTCATGAGCATCGACGGGGCGAAGTTCCGCAATCCGGTCGAACCGGGTTGCCTGCTGGACCTACATGTCGAATTGCTTCAGATTCGTGGCCGCGTCTGCAAGTTCGTGGGCAAGGCAACGGTGGATGGCAAGCTGTGCGCCGAAGCGAACTTTGTCGCGATGATCGCTGATCCGCCGGAGGACTGA
- a CDS encoding OmpH family outer membrane protein produces the protein MNKMLKAAALALAPMTAIALTSVPAAAQSKIGIAVADLQRAVATSSAYTTARSQIQTTYKAQIDSFTARKNAIDADLKAKGTALEAAMKAAGNKPTPAIQTQYEAYQKAGQSGQAELQRLGQPIALANAYVEEQISAKLSDALKSAMTKAKVDLILAPDATVSYQPTVDITQQVVTELNALVPSVGIVPPAGWQPGGARGQAPTPAAAAPANPSQQPTSR, from the coding sequence ATGAATAAGATGCTCAAGGCCGCGGCGCTTGCTCTTGCGCCCATGACTGCCATCGCGCTGACCAGCGTGCCTGCCGCAGCCCAGTCGAAGATCGGGATTGCCGTTGCGGACCTGCAGCGGGCGGTCGCCACCAGCTCGGCCTACACCACGGCTCGCTCACAGATTCAGACGACCTACAAGGCGCAGATCGACAGCTTCACCGCTCGCAAGAATGCGATCGACGCTGATCTGAAGGCCAAGGGCACCGCACTTGAAGCGGCGATGAAGGCTGCGGGCAACAAGCCCACGCCCGCGATCCAGACCCAGTATGAAGCCTATCAGAAGGCTGGGCAGAGCGGTCAGGCCGAACTGCAGCGCCTGGGCCAGCCAATCGCGCTCGCCAACGCCTATGTCGAAGAGCAGATTTCGGCCAAGCTGTCGGACGCGCTCAAGTCGGCAATGACGAAGGCGAAGGTCGACCTGATCCTGGCACCGGACGCCACCGTGTCCTACCAGCCGACCGTTGATATCACGCAACAGGTCGTGACCGAACTCAACGCACTGGTGCCGAGCGTCGGCATCGTGCCGCCCGCTGGTTGGCAACCCGGCGGCGCTCGTGGTCAGGCGCCGACACCTGCCGCAGCGGCTCCCGCCAACCCGTCGCAGCAGCCGACCTCGCGCTGA
- the bamA gene encoding outer membrane protein assembly factor BamA has protein sequence MMSSKRQRPVVAALLATTMIGGLSAVPVLAQDAPQPAAPAPVPAVAPAAGTIRSISVVGQQRLEPDTVLSYTKLRIGQPFTQESLDQALRDLYETELFADVQIRNDNGALTLEVKENPVINRIVLEGNKRLKEDKIRPEIKLAPRQIYTRSKVRADVARIIELYRRQGRFAATVEPKMVQLDQNRVDIVFEISEGPKSKVRQINVIGNEKFSDGELRSQMVTKQSRWFRVFSSGTSYDPDRLAYDQQKLRQFYLTEGYADFRVISAVAELTPDKQDFIITYVVEEGKRYKFGDVKVESDIRDLSSASLTKTLPMKKGDWYNAKQVEDTVDTLSETAGLFGYAFADVQPDFNRDKDSLTMGINFRIANAPRVYVERVDINGNTLTQDKVVRREFRLAEGDAFNSFLVKRSKDRINSLGFFQEKLDIEQKPGSAPDRIVLETNVQEKSTGELSLSAGFSSLERFIISASITQRNFRGKGQELRTSVNYSSYSKSVEVGFTEPYFMDKNIALGGDIYRRDLNSFRYTGNGNDRDTTYKQTTTGFQIRAGVPITEYMSLALRYSLNLDDVSLDKDTYYRNGVCSAILAGRYLCDAIGKRTTSSLGYSLIYDNRDNRIRPTRGQNVVLNQDFAGLGGSVKYVRTRLNASKYWPLGGGFIFSISGEGGYIHSLEGERRDATGDLVDKVRLTDRFFLGNPQIRGFDIRGIGPRVVRRYYTTTTDATTGVITSVLSTDNNNRRDDALGGKIYYLARAEVEIPLGSGAREMGLRPSVFVDAGAVGGLRDPVPTSFAGYCSTPSGGSTPPEAGGTPQAPTCPTGTTHVSGTGFTEEYLGDTLKPRVSVGFGVNWNSPFGPFRIDIAKALLKEPGDDTQLISFNVGTQF, from the coding sequence ATGATGAGCAGCAAGAGACAGCGCCCGGTTGTCGCGGCCCTTCTGGCAACGACGATGATCGGCGGCTTGTCCGCGGTTCCCGTGCTGGCACAGGACGCGCCGCAGCCCGCCGCGCCTGCGCCTGTCCCCGCCGTCGCACCGGCTGCGGGAACCATCCGTAGCATCAGCGTCGTGGGGCAACAGCGTCTAGAACCCGATACGGTGCTGTCCTACACCAAGCTGCGCATTGGCCAGCCCTTTACGCAGGAGTCGCTCGATCAGGCGCTGCGCGACCTGTATGAAACCGAGCTGTTCGCCGACGTCCAGATCCGCAACGACAATGGTGCGCTGACGCTGGAAGTGAAGGAAAATCCGGTCATCAACCGCATCGTGCTGGAAGGCAACAAGCGGCTGAAGGAAGACAAGATCCGGCCGGAGATCAAGCTCGCGCCTCGCCAGATCTACACCCGGTCAAAGGTTCGCGCCGACGTCGCCCGCATCATCGAACTTTATCGTCGTCAGGGCCGCTTTGCCGCCACTGTCGAACCCAAAATGGTGCAGCTCGACCAGAACCGCGTCGATATCGTATTTGAAATCTCGGAAGGCCCCAAGTCGAAGGTCCGCCAGATCAACGTGATCGGCAATGAGAAGTTCAGCGACGGCGAACTGCGCAGCCAGATGGTGACGAAACAGTCGCGCTGGTTCCGCGTCTTCTCCTCCGGCACCAGCTATGATCCGGATCGCCTGGCCTACGACCAGCAGAAGCTGCGCCAATTCTATCTGACCGAAGGCTATGCCGATTTTCGCGTTATTTCGGCGGTCGCGGAACTGACCCCCGACAAGCAGGACTTCATCATCACTTATGTGGTTGAGGAAGGAAAGCGCTACAAATTCGGCGACGTGAAGGTCGAATCCGACATTCGCGACCTGTCGAGCGCGTCACTCACCAAGACGCTGCCGATGAAGAAGGGCGATTGGTACAACGCCAAGCAGGTCGAGGATACTGTCGACACGCTGAGCGAGACGGCGGGCCTGTTCGGCTATGCCTTCGCGGACGTTCAGCCGGACTTCAATCGCGACAAGGACAGCCTGACGATGGGGATTAATTTCCGCATCGCCAATGCGCCGCGCGTCTATGTCGAGCGGGTGGATATTAACGGCAACACGCTGACCCAAGACAAGGTGGTCCGCCGCGAATTCCGTCTGGCGGAGGGCGACGCGTTCAACAGCTTCCTCGTCAAGCGTTCGAAAGACCGCATCAACTCGCTCGGCTTTTTCCAGGAGAAGCTCGACATCGAGCAGAAGCCTGGCTCCGCGCCCGACCGCATCGTGCTGGAAACCAACGTCCAGGAAAAATCGACGGGTGAGCTGTCGCTGTCGGCGGGCTTCTCCTCGCTTGAGCGCTTCATCATCTCGGCATCGATTACGCAGCGTAATTTCCGTGGCAAGGGCCAGGAATTGCGCACCAGCGTCAATTATTCCAGCTATTCCAAGTCGGTCGAAGTGGGCTTCACCGAGCCCTATTTCATGGACAAGAATATCGCGCTGGGTGGCGATATTTATCGTCGCGACCTGAACAGCTTCCGATACACGGGTAACGGAAACGATCGCGATACGACATATAAGCAGACGACCACGGGCTTCCAAATTCGCGCGGGTGTGCCGATCACCGAATATATGTCGCTGGCGCTGCGCTACAGCTTGAACCTCGATGACGTTAGCCTGGACAAGGATACTTATTACAGAAACGGTGTTTGTAGCGCCATCCTCGCTGGTCGCTATCTGTGTGATGCCATCGGCAAACGGACCACGTCTTCGCTCGGCTATTCGCTGATTTACGACAACCGTGATAACCGCATTCGGCCTACGCGGGGCCAAAATGTCGTTCTGAACCAGGATTTCGCCGGGCTGGGCGGTAGCGTTAAATATGTTCGCACGCGACTGAATGCTTCGAAATATTGGCCGTTAGGTGGAGGCTTCATTTTCTCAATATCGGGCGAGGGAGGCTATATCCACTCGCTGGAGGGTGAGCGTCGCGATGCCACGGGAGACTTGGTCGATAAGGTTCGCCTGACGGATCGTTTCTTTTTGGGTAACCCCCAAATTCGTGGCTTTGACATCCGCGGGATTGGGCCGCGTGTCGTTCGTCGCTATTACACCACCACAACCGACGCGACGACTGGTGTGATCACCAGCGTATTATCGACAGACAACAACAACCGGCGTGACGACGCACTAGGGGGCAAGATTTATTATCTTGCTCGGGCAGAGGTTGAAATTCCACTGGGTTCTGGCGCACGAGAGATGGGCCTTCGTCCATCTGTGTTTGTAGATGCGGGTGCAGTCGGCGGACTACGCGATCCTGTTCCAACTTCGTTCGCTGGTTATTGTTCGACACCGAGTGGAGGCTCTACGCCTCCCGAAGCTGGCGGCACCCCACAAGCGCCGACTTGTCCCACGGGAACGACGCACGTCAGCGGCACGGGCTTTACAGAAGAATATCTAGGCGACACGCTCAAGCCGCGTGTTTCCGTGGGCTTTGGCGTCAACTGGAACTCGCCGTTCGGGCCGTTCCGCATCGACATCGCCAAGGCCCTGCTCAAGGAACCAGGGGACGACACTCAGCTCATCAGCTTTAACGTAGGGACTCAATTCTAA
- the rseP gene encoding RIP metalloprotease RseP: protein MIQNPGFLLTILAFVAVIGPLVFVHELGHYLVGRWCGVKAEAFSIGFGPEIAAWVDRRGTRWRIGALPLGGYVRFKGDMNAASQADPAWLQLPASERAESFPAKPLWQRAAIVAAGPFINFLFAILILSTFAFAYGESRTPAVVGKVQPRSAAAAAGIQPGDRILSLNGREMATFDDLRLYAQIRPGEPVTILIERAGKAVEKRGSVGAVQERDGFGNSFKVGRLGIAPGQPVIEPVELWRAPVVALKQTGQIIRTMVETLGQILGGGRSYKELGGPLKIAEVSGQAATLGVESFVFFMALISINLGFINLLPIPMLDGGHLLFYGVEAIQRRPVSPRVQDWAYRSGLAVLLAMMMLVTFNDLSSFGLWERLSGLIG from the coding sequence TTGATCCAAAATCCCGGGTTCCTGTTGACGATCCTCGCCTTTGTAGCGGTCATCGGGCCGCTCGTTTTCGTGCATGAACTCGGCCATTATCTGGTCGGCCGCTGGTGTGGCGTGAAGGCGGAAGCCTTTTCGATCGGCTTTGGCCCTGAGATTGCCGCATGGGTGGACCGGCGCGGTACACGCTGGCGCATCGGCGCTTTGCCGCTGGGTGGATATGTCCGCTTCAAGGGTGACATGAACGCCGCCAGCCAGGCAGATCCCGCATGGTTGCAGCTTCCCGCGAGCGAGCGCGCTGAAAGCTTTCCGGCCAAGCCGCTGTGGCAAAGGGCGGCGATTGTCGCGGCAGGCCCATTCATCAATTTCCTGTTCGCCATCCTGATCCTGTCCACATTCGCCTTCGCCTATGGCGAGAGCCGGACCCCGGCGGTCGTGGGGAAGGTGCAGCCACGCAGCGCAGCGGCGGCGGCGGGTATCCAGCCCGGAGATCGCATTCTGTCGCTCAATGGGCGGGAGATGGCGACCTTCGACGACCTTCGGCTTTATGCGCAAATCCGTCCCGGTGAACCGGTGACGATCCTGATCGAGCGGGCGGGCAAGGCGGTCGAGAAGCGGGGCAGCGTCGGCGCCGTTCAGGAGCGTGACGGCTTCGGCAACAGTTTCAAGGTCGGGCGGCTGGGCATCGCTCCTGGACAGCCGGTGATAGAGCCGGTGGAGCTTTGGCGCGCGCCTGTCGTCGCTCTCAAGCAGACGGGGCAGATCATTCGTACGATGGTCGAGACGCTGGGGCAGATATTGGGCGGTGGCCGGTCGTATAAGGAACTGGGCGGACCACTCAAGATCGCGGAGGTTTCGGGTCAGGCCGCGACTTTGGGGGTTGAAAGCTTCGTATTCTTCATGGCCCTTATCTCGATTAACTTGGGGTTCATCAACCTATTGCCAATTCCCATGCTGGATGGCGGACATCTGCTGTTTTACGGGGTGGAGGCAATACAGCGCAGGCCGGTCAGTCCGCGTGTACAGGATTGGGCGTATCGTTCGGGTCTGGCGGTACTCCTGGCCATGATGATGCTGGTGACTTTCAACGATTTATCTTCTTTCGGGCTCTGGGAACGCCTGTCCGGCTTGATCGGCTAA
- a CDS encoding 1-deoxy-D-xylulose-5-phosphate reductoisomerase encodes MTRKVSIFGATGSVGMSTLDLIERDRDAFEVVALTAHSDVDGLATVARRCNAQMAVIGDAARYDALKAELQGSGIRVAAGEAALIEAAEAGADWTMAAIVGCAGLRPTMAALKAGGTVALANKESLVSAGALMMDAAEHSGATLLPVDSEHNAIFQCLAGSRLNDVARIILTASGGPFRTRSREEMRHITPAQAVAHPNWSMGAKISVDSATMMNKGLELIEAAHLFPVGLERIEILVHPQSIIHSMVEYRDRSTLAQLGSPDMRIPIASALAWPNRMETPCQPLNLAQAGRLDFEAPDDVRFPALRLARQAAEQGGLAPAILNAANEVAVAAFLNKAIGFLDIAMIVEDVLNRYSAPVPSGIDDVLEADAQARRMAGQVMERLTA; translated from the coding sequence ATGACGCGCAAGGTTTCCATCTTTGGTGCGACAGGGTCTGTCGGCATGTCGACGCTCGATCTGATCGAGCGCGATCGCGATGCGTTTGAAGTGGTCGCACTGACCGCGCATAGCGACGTTGACGGGTTGGCTACGGTGGCGCGCCGGTGCAACGCCCAAATGGCTGTGATAGGCGACGCCGCGCGCTACGATGCGCTAAAGGCTGAGTTGCAGGGGTCCGGGATCCGGGTCGCAGCGGGCGAAGCCGCGCTGATCGAGGCGGCAGAGGCGGGGGCGGACTGGACCATGGCCGCGATCGTCGGTTGTGCGGGCCTGCGCCCTACCATGGCGGCGCTGAAGGCAGGCGGCACGGTTGCCCTTGCCAACAAGGAATCGCTTGTATCGGCGGGCGCGCTGATGATGGACGCGGCGGAGCATTCGGGTGCTACACTGCTGCCGGTCGATAGCGAACATAATGCTATTTTTCAGTGCCTTGCCGGGAGTCGTTTAAATGATGTGGCAAGGATCATCCTGACGGCGAGTGGCGGCCCATTCCGCACGCGCAGCCGGGAAGAGATGCGTCACATAACGCCAGCGCAAGCCGTGGCGCATCCCAATTGGTCGATGGGCGCGAAGATCAGCGTTGATAGCGCCACGATGATGAACAAGGGCCTGGAATTGATCGAGGCGGCGCATCTGTTCCCCGTGGGGCTGGAGCGCATCGAGATTTTGGTCCATCCTCAATCGATCATCCATTCGATGGTCGAATATCGGGATCGGTCGACCTTGGCGCAGCTGGGATCACCGGATATGCGCATTCCTATCGCCAGCGCGCTTGCCTGGCCCAATCGGATGGAAACGCCTTGTCAGCCTCTTAACCTCGCGCAGGCAGGGCGGCTTGACTTCGAGGCGCCGGACGACGTCCGCTTCCCCGCCCTTCGTTTGGCGCGACAGGCGGCAGAACAGGGAGGGCTGGCACCCGCTATCCTGAATGCCGCCAATGAAGTCGCGGTAGCGGCCTTCCTGAATAAGGCCATCGGCTTCCTTGATATCGCCATGATTGTGGAGGACGTTCTGAACCGCTATAGCGCGCCAGTGCCAAGCGGGATCGACGATGTGCTGGAAGCAGATGCACAGGCGCGACGCATGGCGGGCCAAGTGATGGAAAGATTGACGGCTTGA
- a CDS encoding phosphatidate cytidylyltransferase: MSSELRTRAVVGLLLIALASAALYFGGFFFWLLLVVAGVLMQGEWADLTGASPEHRRLSMFAVSVPLALLCPLAAGLSWTAFTLAVAAFFFVVLVTRSARLSLGIFYVFVPVMALIFLRQQQPGGLLLAFWTLSLVWATDIGAYFAGRSIGGPKLAPRISPSKTWAGLGGGVLAALILGFVLHRFAGLPIQLAAASGLLAVAAQLGDLLESAMKRHAGVKDSGSLLPGHGGVMDRLDGVVAAAPLAAVLYLLLVFP, translated from the coding sequence ATGTCCAGTGAGCTTCGCACCCGCGCGGTCGTTGGACTGCTGCTTATAGCCCTGGCCTCCGCCGCCCTTTACTTCGGTGGTTTTTTCTTCTGGTTGCTGCTCGTTGTCGCTGGCGTACTGATGCAGGGGGAGTGGGCGGACCTTACGGGCGCTTCGCCTGAGCATCGGCGGCTTTCGATGTTTGCGGTGTCGGTGCCGCTGGCGCTGCTTTGTCCGCTGGCGGCGGGCCTGTCTTGGACAGCCTTCACGCTTGCGGTCGCCGCTTTCTTCTTTGTAGTCCTGGTCACGCGATCGGCTCGGCTGTCGCTGGGGATATTCTACGTTTTCGTGCCGGTGATGGCGCTTATCTTCCTGCGTCAGCAGCAGCCGGGCGGGCTTCTGCTCGCCTTCTGGACATTGTCGCTAGTGTGGGCGACCGACATTGGCGCTTATTTCGCGGGGCGTTCGATCGGCGGCCCGAAGCTGGCGCCAAGGATCAGTCCTTCCAAGACCTGGGCGGGGCTGGGCGGTGGCGTGTTGGCGGCGTTGATCCTGGGTTTCGTGCTGCATCGTTTCGCAGGGTTGCCGATCCAGCTTGCCGCTGCGAGCGGGCTGCTGGCGGTGGCGGCGCAGTTGGGCGACCTGCTTGAAAGCGCGATGAAGCGCCATGCGGGTGTCAAGGACAGCGGGAGCCTGTTGCCGGGCCATGGTGGCGTGATGGACCGTTTGGACGGGGTCGTCGCGGCGGCGCCGCTCGCTGCTGTCCTCTATCTTTTGCTGGTGTTCCCATGA
- a CDS encoding isoprenyl transferase, whose translation MASQAKSDFAHDGASGHGARHVAIIMDGNGRWAKKRFLPRIAGHRAGVEAVRRVARAARDLGLECLTLYAFSSENWKRPANEVADLMGLLRRFIESDLDEFHANGVRLRVIGNYQALDPSLVDLIEHAVARTASNNGPIIAIALNYGAQDEMVRAVQTIAQRVRAGEIDPEAVRLEDVEAGLDTADLPPLDLLIRTSGEQRLSNFMLWQAAYAELYFTDMLWPDFDARALAEALDAFRLRDRRFGGL comes from the coding sequence ATGGCCAGCCAAGCCAAATCCGACTTCGCTCATGACGGTGCGTCCGGTCATGGCGCGCGCCATGTCGCCATCATCATGGACGGTAATGGCCGCTGGGCGAAGAAGCGGTTCCTACCGCGCATCGCAGGGCATCGGGCTGGCGTCGAAGCGGTCCGCAGGGTTGCCAGGGCCGCGCGAGACCTTGGGCTGGAATGTTTGACGCTTTACGCCTTCTCCTCGGAGAACTGGAAGCGGCCGGCAAATGAGGTGGCGGACCTTATGGGGCTGCTGCGGCGCTTCATCGAATCGGACCTCGACGAATTTCATGCCAATGGCGTTCGGTTGCGGGTGATCGGCAACTATCAGGCGCTTGATCCGTCTCTCGTCGACTTGATCGAGCATGCAGTGGCGCGAACCGCGTCCAACAATGGACCGATCATCGCGATCGCGCTTAATTATGGCGCGCAGGACGAAATGGTGCGAGCAGTCCAGACTATCGCGCAACGGGTGCGGGCTGGCGAAATCGATCCCGAAGCCGTTCGGTTGGAGGATGTTGAAGCCGGGCTGGATACGGCTGACCTGCCGCCGCTCGACCTGCTGATCCGGACGTCGGGAGAACAGCGGCTGAGCAATTTCATGCTGTGGCAGGCGGCGTATGCCGAGCTATATTTTACCGATATGCTCTGGCCCGATTTCGATGCGAGGGCGCTTGCCGAGGCGCTTGACGCCTTCCGTTTGAGGGACCGCCGCTTCGGCGGGCTTTGA
- the frr gene encoding ribosome recycling factor has product MAQYDKADLERRMHGAVESLKGDLAGLRTGRANIQLLDPVTVEVYGAHMPLNQVATVSAPEPRMLSVQVWDKSNVGPCDKAIRSAGLGLNPIMDGQTLRLPIPDLTEERRKELAKLASKYAEGARVAVRNVRRDGMDHLKADEKKGEISEDERKRLETEVQKLTDSTISDIDAVTAAKEKEILGQ; this is encoded by the coding sequence ATGGCTCAATATGACAAGGCCGACCTCGAACGCCGCATGCACGGCGCCGTCGAATCGCTGAAAGGTGATCTGGCGGGTCTGCGCACCGGCCGGGCCAATATCCAGTTGCTGGATCCGGTTACGGTTGAGGTATATGGCGCACATATGCCGCTCAACCAGGTGGCGACCGTTTCCGCTCCCGAACCTCGCATGTTGTCGGTGCAGGTGTGGGACAAGAGCAATGTCGGCCCCTGTGACAAGGCGATCCGCTCGGCGGGCCTTGGCCTTAATCCGATCATGGACGGCCAGACGCTGCGCCTGCCGATCCCCGACCTGACCGAGGAACGGCGCAAGGAATTGGCCAAGCTCGCCAGCAAATATGCCGAGGGCGCCCGCGTCGCCGTCCGCAACGTTCGCCGCGATGGCATGGACCATCTGAAGGCCGACGAAAAGAAGGGCGAAATTAGCGAGGACGAACGCAAGCGGTTGGAGACAGAGGTGCAGAAGCTGACGGATAGCACCATCTCGGATATCGACGCTGTCACGGCGGCCAAGGAGAAGGAAATTCTCGGCCAGTAA